A DNA window from Gigantopelta aegis isolate Gae_Host chromosome 4, Gae_host_genome, whole genome shotgun sequence contains the following coding sequences:
- the LOC121370582 gene encoding LOW QUALITY PROTEIN: lebercilin-like (The sequence of the model RefSeq protein was modified relative to this genomic sequence to represent the inferred CDS: deleted 2 bases in 1 codon; substituted 1 base at 1 genomic stop codon), with amino-acid sequence MATRRHSQKSVDRDSGDYDYSDDFVSDAESDHRNRRAPPRKSHRSPRSVMHNRKMPMKRRGQVPVTQSQSDNITQRMLSAGRMKMNELKNHLEEANLKIRDLTEENKIMKKMQFRHEKALRHFQDKEGNLPQLLTKHANEVRALREQLKISKEKYEKTERYLRDAEDDLDRAQNKLKKYKHLVEEKGLLERDELNRKLSKAEIDLEEKDARIKELERHKEHLTKNHRHELGIEMASHRETKKQLQEYKEENENLKNKIKEKEKELEIKNIYSNRVMRPPHKLPASYSGTPLDTPPHHGGVLNRPPSLNDLSSREKAKLYEKKRREERQINREVSEAWEQQQRRQRSQKQTDITPSKSAADADYFQKRQDFLDLDSVDKKQIDKEKREKEEWEHREFQQQQQDEDGDDDDAMKLQREIMKHESEEFKQRQIEERERREFEEKKMRERENRIREREKIEREQERMNKENRERMERDRNEREEREREERDRRANEERDRREREEQKTREANLRKEQEERMKNDIAYQEERRKKDLLLARMKAIDEGIASSGSEKSSPTPSRSNIITHNRXKTHVGKPAYDDIGVYDRSKKKSPDHMPQEGYQPSYSSPTRKTDVDKKEQLMHSLFGSPSKPNSTTKENSASDLFSTLNSAPKKSTSKKQILPWDHEDQGDRSDKHESRRENSSTMLFAGGAAFLEDDKSDFNSSKLLPRRPRGPVSTLQSRPSVTAVDSIDDDIEEVII; translated from the exons ATGGCAACAAGACGACACTCCCAAAAAAGTGTGGACAGGGACAGCGGTGATTATGACTACAGTGATGATTTTGTCAGCGACGCTGAATCGGATCATCGCAATCGAAGAGCTCCACCAAGGAAATCTCATAGATCCCCAC GGTCTGTTATGCACAACAGAAAGATGCCTATGAAAAGAAGAGGTCAAGTGCCTGTTACGCAGTCTCAGTCTGATAACATAACTCAGCGCATGTTATCGGCTGGACGTATGAAGATGAATGAACTTAAGAACCACTTGGAGGAAGCCAACCTAAAAATCAGGGATCTGACGGAAGAGAACAAAATCATGAAGAAGATGCAGTTTAGGCACGAGAAAGCTTTACGACATTTTCAGGATAAGGAAGGGAACTTGCCTCAGCTGTTgacaaaacatgcaaatgaagtGCGGGCTCTCAGAGAACAGCTGAAGATATCTAAGGAGAAATATGAAAAAACTGAGAGGTACCTACGCGATGCTGAAGATGACTTGGACAGGGCTCAGAATAAActgaaaaaatataaacatttagtcGAAGAGAAAGGCCTCCTAGAAAGAGATGAACTCAACAGAAAACTGAGTAAAGCAGAAATAGACTTGGAAGAAAAAGATGCACGGATTAAG GAACTGGAAAGACATAAAGAACATCTCACAAAAAATCATCGACATGAGCTGGGTATAGAAATGGCCAGTCATCgagaaacaaagaaacagttGCAGGAATATAAAGAAGAAAATGAGAATTTGAAAAATAAGATCAAA GAAAAGGAGAAAGAACTGGAGATAAAAAACATCTACAGCAACAGAGTAATGCGGCCTCCTCACAAGCTACCCGCTTCTTATTCTGGAACCCCTTTGGATACTCCTCCTCATCATGGTGGAGTGCTAAACAGACCGCCCTCCTTGAATGACCTGTCTTCCAGAGAAAAAGCTAAATTGTATGAAAAGAAAAGGAGAGAGGAGAGGCAGATCAACAGAGAGGTTAGCGAGGCTTGGGAACAG CAGCAAAGGAGACAGAGGTcacaaaaacagacagacatcaCACCATCCAAGTCAGCAGCAGACGCAGATTACTTTCAGAAACGGCAGGACTTCTTAGACCTAGATAGTGTGGATAAAAAGCAGATAGATAAAGAAAAAAGGGAGAAAGAGGAATGGGAACATAGAGAGtttcaacaacaacagcaagatgaagatggtgatgatgatgatgcaatGAAATTACAGAGAGAAATAATGAAGCATGAATCAGAAGAGTTTAAACAGCGCCAAATAGAAGAAAGAGAGCGAAGAGAATTTGAGGAAAAGAAAATGCGAGAAAGAGAAAATAGGATAcgagaaagagaaaaaattgAAAGAGAACAAGAGAGGATGAATAAAGAGAACAGAGAGAGGATGGAAAGAGATAGGAATGAAAgggaagaaagagaaagagaagagagagataggagagCAAACGAAGAAAGAGataggagagaaagagaggaacaAAAAACAAGGGAAGCAAATTTGAGAAAAGAACAggaagaaagaatgaaaaatgATATTGCTTACCAGgaggaaagaaggaaaaaggATTTGTTGCTGGCACGAATGAAAGCTATTGATGAAGGCATAGCATCCAGTGGTAGTGAAAAGAGCTCCCCAACTCCTAGTAGAAGCAATATCATCACACACAACCGATAAAAAAC TCACGTTGGCAAGCCAGCATATGATGATATTGGGGTTTATGATAGGTCAAAGAAGAAGTCTCCAGACCACATGCCACAAGAAGGTTATCAACCATCCTACAGTTCTCCAACTAGAAAGACCGACGTAGACAAGAAGGAACAGTTAATGCATAGTCTGTTTGGAAGTCCATCCAAGCCTAATTCAACAACGAAGGAAAACAGTGCCTCAGATTTGTTTAGTACATTGAATTCTGCGCCTAAGAAATCCACATCAAAGAAGCAGATACTCCCTTGGGACCACGAAGATCAGGGAGATCGTAGTGACAAACACGAGTCACGGAGAGAGAATTCAAGCACAATGCTTTTCGCTGGTGGTGCTGCTTTCCTCGAAGATGACAAGTCGGATTTTAACAGTTCAAAACTGTTGCCGCGCCGACCACGGGGCCCAGTTAGTACACTTCAGAGCAGACCGTCGGTGACAGCAGTTGACAGTATTGACGATGACATTGAGGAGGTTATAATATAG